A region of Paramormyrops kingsleyae isolate MSU_618 chromosome 17, PKINGS_0.4, whole genome shotgun sequence DNA encodes the following proteins:
- the LOC111861176 gene encoding Golgi SNAP receptor complex member 1 gives MAGGNSNYWEDLRKQARQLENELDLKLISFSKLCTSYSSSRDARRGDSSDTTPLLNNSTQDRMFETMAVEIEQLLAKLTGVNDKMAEYASTSGVTSQNAALMHTLQRHRDILQDYTHEFHKTKANFLTIREREDLLGSVRKDIETFKSGTGVNNRRTELFLKEHEHLRSSDRLIEDTISIAMATKENMTSQRSMLKSIQGRVNTLANRFPTINNLIQRINLRKRRDSLILGGVIGVCTILLLLYAFH, from the exons ATGGCGGGAGGGAACAGCAATTACTGGGAAG ATTTACGCAAGCAGGCGAGACAGCTGGAAAACGAGCTTGACCTGAAGCTGATCTCATTCAGCAAGCTGTGCACCAGTTACAGCAGCTCGCGGGATGCTCGCCGCGGAGACAG TTCAGACACCACACCCCTTCTCAATAACtccacccaggacaggatgttTGAGACCATGGCTGTAGAGATCGAGCAGCTCCTCGCCAAG CTCACAGGGGTGAATGACAAGATGGCAGAGTACGCCAGCACGTCTGGGGTGACATCGCAGAATGCAGCTCTCATGCACACCCTGCAGAGACACAGAGATATTCTGCAG gatTACACACACGAGTTCCACAAAACCAAAGCCAACTTTCTGACCATCAGAGAAAGGGAGGACCTACTGGGATCTGTCAGGAAGGATATCGA GACCTTCAAGAGCGGCACGGGGGTGAACAACCGGCGAACGGAGCTGTTCCTGAAGGAGCACGAGCACCTGAGGAG TTCAGATCGACTGATTGAAGACACAATAAG CATCGCCATGGCGACCAAGGAGAACATGACGTCCCAGAGGAGCATGCTGAAGTCCATCCAGGGGCGTGTCAACACACTGGCCA ATCGTTTCCCAACAATCAACAACCTCATCCAGCGGATTAACCTGAGGAAGAGGCGGGACTCGCTAATCCTGGGTGGGGTCATCGGCGTCTGCACCATACTGTTGCTGCTCTATGCATTTCATTGA
- the cpda gene encoding carboxypeptidase D yields the protein MLEQNQRRSRSLAGRKLSLWGFFFGCAFAVALKPPYVSGARVLRSSPEESSPETYDRYYGYEELSTLLKALALRYPHIANLSSVGRSVQGRELWVMRITAEPGADVPGRPRFKYVGNMHGDEAVSRQVLVYLVEHLLDRYGEDPRVTRLVNSTDIYIMPSMNPDGFQRSVEGDCEGNHGGRENALNQDLNRSFPDQFKTDDVQEDTIPEVRAIMKWILEKRFVLSGNLHGGTVVASYPFDDSASHDVTGHYSRSADDALFRYLARTYADHNPIMRTGRPQCPDTPEETFEDGITNGAQWYDVTGGMQDFNYLKGNCLEITMELSCCKHPFASALLSEWENNRESLLAYMEKVHIGVRGYVKEARNGTYLPDAIVLVEGINHNVTTGQFGDYHRLLLAGTYNVTASAAGYKSMTVQGVQVVENETTELNFTLTALDQAGSAGIMAPASPPPPLTSRAPISPSRTTTTPGMDVAPSTDGRSAGTTPKPAPAAVQPQDFRHHHYSDMELFLHKISTDYPSIARRYSVGKSVENRDLYVMEISDNPGVHEKGEPEFKYIGNMHGNEVVGRELLLYLIEYLCQNYGSDAEVTWLINNTRIHIMPSMNPDGYEVAQEGDVKSYMGRNNSNNIDLNRNFPDQFSSISEPRQPETVAVMNWLKSSPFVLSANLHGGSLVVNYPYDGGPQGTTAYSKSPDDDVFRMVSLAYSRANPMMRKGHPCEALYPNEYFENGITNGAQWYNVAGGMQDWNYVNTNCFEVTIELGCVKYPSAAELPTYWEENRRSLLQFIHQVHRGVKGMVLDSKDSTGIPNATITVEGIDHPVTSGKDGDYWRLLVPGTYKLTVSAYRYTPVTLYATVPAEGVESVDFRLTRVRSEEIDPQEEDFHAFIKELSSDHGLEQLVRNMATDSSFRYRRYNELSEYLRGLTLNFPNITRLVSLGQSSEVRTIWALEISNKPDKPEPNEPKIRFVGGIHGNAPVGTELLLEFAASLCLNYGKNPAITKLINRTRIVILPSINPDGRELAREKQCASTKGLTNAQHKDLDTDFFGNASNRFVKPQPETEAVMKLILEKGYTLSVALDGGSVLVTYPYDKPVQPVENEETLKYLASVYANNHPKMRLGHARCPDNQANFPGWVVRAAEWHSHMGSMKDFSVDFGHCPEITVYTSCCLFPAAEQLPTIWADNRKSLFSMLVEVHKGVRGIVRDRSGKPISGAAIVLNRGVRVFTGEGGYFHALLAPGSHNIEAVAEGYQQQRQEVFVSSYEAASSIVIEFDMDNHLFGLPREFVVATAAASMTALVITACIIWCVCAAKSDPQKDGFHRLRQHRDDYDDEIRLASMGSKKSLLNHEFQDESESDEDTLYANKL from the exons ATGTTGGAGCAAAATCAGCGGCGGTCGCGTTCGCTGGCCGGCCGGAAGCTCTCGCTTTGGGGCTTCTTTTTTGGCTGTGCGTTCGCGGTGGCTCTCAAGCCACCGTATGTTAGCGGGGCTCGGGTGCTGAGGAGCTCGCCGGAGGAATCAAGTCCGGAAACCTATGATCGATACTACGGCTACGAGGAGCTGAGCACGCTGCTGAAAGCGCTCGCTCTCCGGTACCCGCACATCGCCAACCTGTCCAGCGTTGGCCGCTCGGTCCAGGGTAGGGAGCTGTGGGTGATGCGCATCACCGCGGAGCCGGGCGCCGACGTGCCGGGGAGACCCCGCTTTAAGTACGTGGGGAACATGCACGGCGACGAGGCGGTCTCCAGACAGGTGCTGGTCTACCTGGTGGAGCATCTGCTGGACCGCTATGGCGAGGACCCCCGGGTGACGCGGCTGGTGAACAGCACGGACATCTACATCATGCCGAGCATGAACCCGGACGGCTTCCAGCGCTCGGTGGAGGGGGACTGCGAGGGCAACCACGGTGGCCGGGAGAATGCCCTCAATCAGGACCTTAACCGCAGCTTCCCCGACCAGTTTAAAACCGACGATGTCCAGGAAGACACCATTCCCGAAGTCCGGGCCATCATGAAGTGGATCCTAGAGAAAAG GTTCGTCCTCTCTGGCAACCTGCACGGCGGCACTGTGGTGGCCAGCTACCCATTTGACGACTCGGCGTCGCACGACGTCACGGGGCACTATAGCCGCTCCGCGGACGACGCGCTCTTCAGGTATTTGGCCCGCACCTACGCGGACCACAACCCCATAATGAGGACCGGGCGGCCGCAGTGCCCGGACACGCCGGAGGAGACCTTCGAGGACGGCATCACCAACGGGGCGCAGTGGTACGATGTGACGG GTGGGATGCAGGACTTCAACTACCTGAAGGGCAACTGCTTGGAGATCACAATGGAGCTGAGCTGCTGCAAACACCCGTTTGCTTCAGCACTGCTCTCCGAGTGGGAGAACAACCGCGAGTCCCTGCTGGCGTACATGGAGAAG GTTCACATTGGTGTCAGGGGGTACGTCAAGGAGGCGAGGAATGGGACGTATCTTCCAGACGCGATTGTGTTGGTGGAGGGAATCAACCACAACGTGACCACAGGCCAGTTCGGAGACTATCACCGGCTCCTGCTGGCGGGGACGTATAACGTCACAGCCAGCGCTGCGGG GTACAAGTCCATGACTGTGCAAGGTGTGCAGGTGGTGGAAAATGAGACCACGGAGCTGAACTTCACCTTGACAGCTCTGGATCAGGCGGGGTCTGCCGGCATTATGGCCCCAGCATCCCCGCCCCCACCTCTCACATCTAGGGCCCCCATCAGCCCTAGCAGAACCACCACCACTCCAGGGATGGATGTGGCCCCCAGTACAGACGGGAGAAGTGCAGGGACTACACCGAAGCCAGCGCCTGCAGCCGTCCAGCCCCAGGACTTCAGGCACCACCATTACTCCGACATGGAGCTCTTCCTACACAAGATCAGCACGGATTATCCCAGCATCGCCCGGCGCTATTCTGTCGGCAAGTCTGTGGAGAATCGGGACCTCTACGTGATGGAGATTTCCGACAACCCCGGCGTCCATGAGAAAG GCGAACCCGAGTTCAAGTACATCGGCAACATGCACGGCAACGAGGTGGTGGGTCGCGAGCTTCTCCTCTATCTCATCGAGTACCTCTGTCAAAACTACGGGAGCGACGCCGAGGTCACATGGCTCATCAACAACACCCGCATCCATATCATGCCTTCCATGAACCCGGATGGTTATGAGGTGGCGCAGGAGG GTGACGTTAAAAGCTACATGGGCCGCAATAATAGCAACAATATTGACCTGAACCGCAACTTCCCCGATCAGTTCAGCTCCATCTCCGAGCCGAGGCAGCCTGAGACCGTGGCCGTGATGAACTGGTTGAAGAGCTCTCCATTTGTGCTGTCCGCCAACCTGCATGGAG GGTCGCTGGTGGTGAACTATCCATATGATGGTGGCCCCCAAGGCACCACAGCGTACAGCAAGTCCCCAGACGACGACGTTTTTAGAATGGTGTCCCTTGCTTACTCTCGG GCTAACCCCATGATGCGCAAAGGTCACCCTTGTGAGGCTCTCTACCCAAACGAGTATTTTGAGAATGGCATCACCAACGGGGCACAGTGGTACAACGTGGCAG GTGGCATGCAGGACTGGAACTATGTGAACACCAATTGCTTTGAGGTGACCATCGAGCTCGGCTGTGTCAAGTACCCTTCTGCCGCAGAGTTGCCCACCTACTGGGAGGAGAACCGCCGGTCCCTGCTGCAGTTCATTCACCAG GTTCACCGGGGCGTGAAGGGTATGGTGCTTGACAGCAAGGATAGTACTGGCATCCCCAACGCCACTATCACCGTGGAGGGGATTGATCACCCGGTCACCAGTGGCAAGGATGGCGATTACTGGAGACTCCTGGTGCCCGGCACATACAAGCTGACAGTCTCCGCCTACAG GTACACTCCAGTGACGCTCTATGCAACGGTGCCTGCCGAGGGCGTGGAGTCCGTAGACTTCCGGCTGACGCGCGTGCGCAGCGAGGAGATAGACCCCCAGGAGGAGGACTTTCACGCATTCATCAAAGAGCTGTCCTCAGACCATGGCCTGGAGCAGCTGGTCCGGAACATGGCCACTGACAGCAGCTTCCGCTATCGCCGTTACAACGAGCTGTCAGAGTACCTACGTGGACTCACCCTCAACTTCCCTAACATCACGCGGCTAGTCAG CTTGGGTCAGAGCTCTGAGGTCAGGACCATCTGGGCCCTCGAGATTTCCAACAAACCAGACAAGCCAGAACCTAATGAGCCCAAGATCCGCTTCGTGGGTGGAATCCATGGCAACGCACCTGTGGGAACTGAACTTCTGCTAGAGTTTGCTGCCTCTCTGTGTCTCAACTATGGCAAGAATCCAGCGATCACAAAG TTGATTAACCGGACGCGTATCGTGATCCTTCCCTCGATCaacccagacggccgggagttGGCTCGAGAGAAGCAGTGTGCCTCCACCAAGGGCCTGACCAATGCACAGCACAAGGATCTCGACACCGACTTCTTCG GAAATGCGTCAAACCGTTTTGTGAAGCCGCAGCCGGAGACTGAAGCGGTCATGAAGCTCATATTGGAGAAGGGTTACACACTGTCCGTGGCCCTGGATGGGGGCTCTGTACTTGTCACCTACCCATATGACAAGCCAGTACAGCCGG TTGAGAATGAGGAGACCCTGAAGTACTTGGCGTCTGTGTATGCAAACAACCATCCCAAGATGCGCCTGGGCCATGCTAGATGTCCTGACAACCAAG CGAACTTCCCCGGCTGGGTGGTGCGGGCAGCTGAATGGCACAGTCACATGGGCAGCATGAAG GACTTCAGCGTAGACTTTGGTCACTGCCCTGAGATCACAGTCTATACCAGCTGCTGTCTGTTCCCGGCTGCTGAGCAGCTGCCCACCATCTGGGCTGACAACAGGAAATCGCTCTTCAGCATGCTGGTGGAG GTGCACAAGGGCGTCCGTGGCATTGTCAGGGACAGGAGTGGCAAGCCCATCTCGGGGGCTGCCATTGTTCTGAACCGCGGCGTGAGGGTCTTCACTGGCGAAGGGGGTTACTTCCATGCCCTGCTGGCCCCTGGGTCTCACAACATCGAGGCAGTGGCTGAGGGCTACCagcagcagagacaggag GTGTTTGTGTCATCGTACGAAGCTGCCAGCTCCATCGTCATCGAGTTTGACATGGACAACCACCTCTTCGGCCTGCCCAGGGAGTTTGTGGTGGCCACTGCAG cGGCCTCCATGACGGCGCTGGTCATCACCGCCTGCATCATCTGGTGCGTCTGTGCCGCCAAGTCGGACCCACAGAAGGACGGCTTCCATCGTCTCCGCCAGCACCGCGACGACTACGATGACGAGATCCGCCTCGCCTCCATGGGCTCCAAGAAGTCCCTGCTGAACCACGAATTCCAGGACGAGAGCGAGAGTGACGAGGACACTCTGTACGCTAACAAGCTCTGA
- the crybb1l3 gene encoding crystallin, beta B1, like 3 isoform X3: MSFTFSVSFTFSVSFTFSVSFTFSVSFTFSVSFTFSVSFTFCVLHILCVLHVLCFLLLSVSSVTPGPAMSHSGARGSMGSHSVLSVQTHKVWLFEFENFQGRRVHLTGECLNVCDYGFDRVRSIRVDCGLWVGYEQQNMMGEMFMLEKGEYPRWDSWTSSYRNDHLMSVRPVYMHVP, translated from the exons ATGTCCTTCACGTTCTCTGTGTCCTTCACGTTCTCTGTCTCTTTCACGTTCTCTGTGTCCTTCACATTCTCTGTGTCCTTCACGTTCTCTGTGTCCTTCACGTTCTCTGTGTCCTTCACGTTCTGTGTCCTTCACATTCTCTGTGTCCTTCACGTTCTTTGCTTTCTTCTTCTCTCAGTCTCTTCTGTGACCCCAGGACCCGCCATGTCGCACTCAGGAGCTCGGGGCAGCATGGGAAGCCACTCAGTACTGAGTGTGCAGACCCACAAA GTCTGGCTCTTCGAGTTCGAGAACTTCCAGGGCCGAAGGGTGCACCTGACGGGGGAATGTCTTAACGTCTGTGATTATGGTTTTGACCGGGTCAGGTCCATCAGGGTAGACTGTGGACT GTGGGTGGGATATGAGCAGCAAAACATGATGGGTGAGATGTTCATGCTGGAGAAAGGAGAGTACCCTCGCTGGGACAGCTGGACTAGCAGCTACAGAAATGACCACCTCATGTCTGTTAGACCTGTTTACATG